A genome region from Maylandia zebra isolate NMK-2024a linkage group LG6, Mzebra_GT3a, whole genome shotgun sequence includes the following:
- the lonrf1 gene encoding LON peptidase N-terminal domain and RING finger protein 1 isoform X2 — protein MSLQPQAADALEERSAFFIGADSGNVSEEENHHELILQKANALASENCLREAIDWFSAAMRYSPVQPEQLSTFVDCILRNFKRKAAGPEPLSGRSSRDAAESSAEEDVLECPNCHCFLGEPVTLACGHSYCKRCLQRRLLDKCKLCTEHVRGEEKVNVILCGLLSKWFPEEVEKSKKVMEVDALCRRKRYQEAVDLATDVIQSDPDMTVVARLSRAEAYMGLKQYRQALEDTNVCPRSSCSAEALFRKALVLHEMGQVDESLQVFLHCLAVDEDFPCAKRQVEKILCDLLSPGDENVKVGLRETTQNTLTHLRSKTLVADTQAQPQRPVQRQHLHQVRAASAHHLENQEKRWESVERPGLSRAHSLRSHSSNCSEEGLKRVCSAPQLGDQDKGSLLKRKLSVSDIEPCVVDSGSSKHKKQGVAKGSKTPPTKPKMRIIPKDLLDSNDLECSLCMRLFYEPVSTPCGHTFCKNCLERCLDHMPQCPLCKESLKEYLASRKFKETILLDMLIKQYLSREYAERTKTHQEETRELSDLTKNVPIFVCTMAYPTVPCPLHVFEPRYRLMIRRCMDTGTQQFGMCISDPEKGFADYGCMLIIRSVHFLPDGRSVVDTIGGKRFRVLSRGLKDGYSTADIEHLEDSRVEDSEELARLQELHDAVYEQARVWFQNLKIHFHNQILQHFGPMPEREADIQATPNGPACCWWLLAVLPIDPRYQLSVLSMTTLKERLVKIQHILTYLQSIPNN, from the exons ATGTCGCTCCAGCCGCAAGCGGCGGACGCCCTGGAGGAGAGAAGCGCCTTCTTCATCGGTGCTGACTCGGGCAACGTCTCGGAAGAGGAGAACCACCATGAACTTATACTTCAGAAAGCTAACGCTCTAGCGTCCGAAAACTGCCTTAGAGAAGCCATTGATTGGTTTTCAGCTGCTATGCGGTACAGTCCTGTGCAGCCCGAGCAGCTCAGCACTTTCGTGGACTGTATCCTCCGCAACTTTAAGAGGAAAGCGGCCGGGCCAGAGCCGCTGTCGGGCCGTAGTAGCCGGGATGCGGCGGAGAGCTCCGCGGAGGAGGACGTGCTGGAGTGTCCTAACTGTCACTGCTTTCTAGGTGAACCCGTGACCTTAGCCTGTGGACATTCATACTGTAAACGATGCTTACAGCGACGGCTGCTTGACAAATGTAAACTGTGTACTGAACACGTGAGGGGCGAGGAGAAAGTGAACGTGATTTTGTGCGGACTACTAAGTAAATGGTTCCCGGAGGAGGTGGAAAAATCGAAAAAAGTAATGGAAGTGGACGCACTCTGTAGAAGAAAACGCTACCAAGAAGCCGTGGACCTAGCAACCGACGTGATTCAGTCAG ATCCAGACATGACGGTGGTGGCGCGACTGTCTCGAGCGGAGGCGTACATGGGTCTGAAACAGTACCGCCAGGCTTTGGAAGACACTAACGTTTGTCCCCGATCCAGCTGTTCTGCTGAA GCTTTATTTAGGAAAGCTTTGGTGCTGCATGAGATGGGCCAAGTGGACGAGTCTCTCCAAGTCTTCCTCCACTGCCTGGCTGTTGATGAGGACTTTCCCTGTGCTAAAAGACAAGTGGAAAAG ATCTTGTGTGATCTGCTCTCCCCCGGTGATGAGAATGTGAAGGTTGGCCTgagggaaacaacacagaacaCACTGACTCACTTACGCAGTAAAACCCTTGTGGCAGATACCCAAGCCCAACCACAGAGACCAGTTCAAAGGCAACACCTCCACCAAGTCCGTGCTGCCTCTGCGCACCATCTGGAAAACCAGGAG AAACGCTGGGAAAGTGTGGAGCGACCTGGTTTGAGCCGAGCTCATTCGCTACGATCGCATAGCTCTAATTGTAGTGAGGAGGGTCTAAAGAGAGTTTGCTCTGCTCCTCAACTGGGGGACCAGGACAAAGGAAGCCTCCTGAAGAGGAagttgtcagtgtcagacatAGAGCCCTGTGTAGTGGACAGCGGAAGTAGCAAGCATAAAAAGCAAG GTGTGGCAAAAGGCTCCAAAACCCCCCCCACCAAACCTAAAATGAGAATTATTCCCAAGGATCTGCTGGACTCCAATGACCTGGAGTGTTCTCTATGCATGAG ATTGTTTTATGAGCCTGTAAGCACACCATGCGGCCACACCTTCTGTAAAAACTGCCTGGAACGCTGCTTGGATCACATGCCCCAGTGCCCGCTCTGTAAAGAGAGTCTCAAAGAG TATCTGGCATCTAGGAAATTTAAGGAGACCATACTCCTGGACATGCTGATCAAACAGTACTTGAGCCGGGAGTATGCAGAGAGGACTAAAACTCACCAGGAGGAGACCAGAGAGCTTTCTGA CCTGACAAAGAATGTGCCTATCTTTGTGTGTACCATGGCGTACCCTACTGTGCCTTGTCCCCTACATGTGTTTGAGCCACGTTACCGCCTCATGATTCGCCGCTGCATGGACACAGGCACCCAGCAGTTTGGGATGTGCATCAGTGACCCCGAAAAAGG GTTTGCAGACTACGGCTGCATGCTGATCATCAGGAGTGTCCATTTCCTCCCCGATGGGCGTTCGGTAGTGGACACTATTGGAGGAAAACGCTTCCGGGTCCTGTCCCGAGGACTGAAAGACGGTTACAGTACTGCAGATATTGAGCACTTGGAGGATAGCAGA GTGGAAGACAGTGAAGAACTAGCAAGACTACAAGAGCTGCATGACGCAGTGTATGAGCAGGCCCGAGTTTGGTTCCAGAACCTCAAGATCCACTTCCACAACCAAATCCTGCAGCACTTTGGACCAATGCCAGAACGAGAAGCTGACATCCAG GCGACTCCGAATGGTCCAGCCTGCTgctggtggctgctggctgtTCTGCCTATCGACCCTCGATACCAGCTGTCTGTCCTGTCCATGACCACCCTCAAAGAACGTTTGGTTAAGAtccagcacatcctcacatATCTGCAGAGCATCCCCAACAACTAG
- the lonrf1 gene encoding LON peptidase N-terminal domain and RING finger protein 1 isoform X1 has translation MSLQPQAADALEERSAFFIGADSGNVSEEENHHELILQKANALASENCLREAIDWFSAAMRYSPVQPEQLSTFVDCILRNFKRKAAGPEPLSGRSSRDAAESSAEEDVLECPNCHCFLGEPVTLACGHSYCKRCLQRRLLDKCKLCTEHVRGEEKVNVILCGLLSKWFPEEVEKSKKVMEVDALCRRKRYQEAVDLATDVIQSDISSTISGCLAKELTCSRNPQGLRLEDPDMTVVARLSRAEAYMGLKQYRQALEDTNVCPRSSCSAEALFRKALVLHEMGQVDESLQVFLHCLAVDEDFPCAKRQVEKILCDLLSPGDENVKVGLRETTQNTLTHLRSKTLVADTQAQPQRPVQRQHLHQVRAASAHHLENQEKRWESVERPGLSRAHSLRSHSSNCSEEGLKRVCSAPQLGDQDKGSLLKRKLSVSDIEPCVVDSGSSKHKKQGVAKGSKTPPTKPKMRIIPKDLLDSNDLECSLCMRLFYEPVSTPCGHTFCKNCLERCLDHMPQCPLCKESLKEYLASRKFKETILLDMLIKQYLSREYAERTKTHQEETRELSDLTKNVPIFVCTMAYPTVPCPLHVFEPRYRLMIRRCMDTGTQQFGMCISDPEKGFADYGCMLIIRSVHFLPDGRSVVDTIGGKRFRVLSRGLKDGYSTADIEHLEDSRVEDSEELARLQELHDAVYEQARVWFQNLKIHFHNQILQHFGPMPEREADIQATPNGPACCWWLLAVLPIDPRYQLSVLSMTTLKERLVKIQHILTYLQSIPNN, from the exons ATGTCGCTCCAGCCGCAAGCGGCGGACGCCCTGGAGGAGAGAAGCGCCTTCTTCATCGGTGCTGACTCGGGCAACGTCTCGGAAGAGGAGAACCACCATGAACTTATACTTCAGAAAGCTAACGCTCTAGCGTCCGAAAACTGCCTTAGAGAAGCCATTGATTGGTTTTCAGCTGCTATGCGGTACAGTCCTGTGCAGCCCGAGCAGCTCAGCACTTTCGTGGACTGTATCCTCCGCAACTTTAAGAGGAAAGCGGCCGGGCCAGAGCCGCTGTCGGGCCGTAGTAGCCGGGATGCGGCGGAGAGCTCCGCGGAGGAGGACGTGCTGGAGTGTCCTAACTGTCACTGCTTTCTAGGTGAACCCGTGACCTTAGCCTGTGGACATTCATACTGTAAACGATGCTTACAGCGACGGCTGCTTGACAAATGTAAACTGTGTACTGAACACGTGAGGGGCGAGGAGAAAGTGAACGTGATTTTGTGCGGACTACTAAGTAAATGGTTCCCGGAGGAGGTGGAAAAATCGAAAAAAGTAATGGAAGTGGACGCACTCTGTAGAAGAAAACGCTACCAAGAAGCCGTGGACCTAGCAACCGACGTGATTCAGTCAG ACATTAGCAGCACAATATCAGGATGTTTAGCGAAAGAGTTAACGTGTTCCAGGAACCCCCAGGGACTCAGACTTGAAG ATCCAGACATGACGGTGGTGGCGCGACTGTCTCGAGCGGAGGCGTACATGGGTCTGAAACAGTACCGCCAGGCTTTGGAAGACACTAACGTTTGTCCCCGATCCAGCTGTTCTGCTGAA GCTTTATTTAGGAAAGCTTTGGTGCTGCATGAGATGGGCCAAGTGGACGAGTCTCTCCAAGTCTTCCTCCACTGCCTGGCTGTTGATGAGGACTTTCCCTGTGCTAAAAGACAAGTGGAAAAG ATCTTGTGTGATCTGCTCTCCCCCGGTGATGAGAATGTGAAGGTTGGCCTgagggaaacaacacagaacaCACTGACTCACTTACGCAGTAAAACCCTTGTGGCAGATACCCAAGCCCAACCACAGAGACCAGTTCAAAGGCAACACCTCCACCAAGTCCGTGCTGCCTCTGCGCACCATCTGGAAAACCAGGAG AAACGCTGGGAAAGTGTGGAGCGACCTGGTTTGAGCCGAGCTCATTCGCTACGATCGCATAGCTCTAATTGTAGTGAGGAGGGTCTAAAGAGAGTTTGCTCTGCTCCTCAACTGGGGGACCAGGACAAAGGAAGCCTCCTGAAGAGGAagttgtcagtgtcagacatAGAGCCCTGTGTAGTGGACAGCGGAAGTAGCAAGCATAAAAAGCAAG GTGTGGCAAAAGGCTCCAAAACCCCCCCCACCAAACCTAAAATGAGAATTATTCCCAAGGATCTGCTGGACTCCAATGACCTGGAGTGTTCTCTATGCATGAG ATTGTTTTATGAGCCTGTAAGCACACCATGCGGCCACACCTTCTGTAAAAACTGCCTGGAACGCTGCTTGGATCACATGCCCCAGTGCCCGCTCTGTAAAGAGAGTCTCAAAGAG TATCTGGCATCTAGGAAATTTAAGGAGACCATACTCCTGGACATGCTGATCAAACAGTACTTGAGCCGGGAGTATGCAGAGAGGACTAAAACTCACCAGGAGGAGACCAGAGAGCTTTCTGA CCTGACAAAGAATGTGCCTATCTTTGTGTGTACCATGGCGTACCCTACTGTGCCTTGTCCCCTACATGTGTTTGAGCCACGTTACCGCCTCATGATTCGCCGCTGCATGGACACAGGCACCCAGCAGTTTGGGATGTGCATCAGTGACCCCGAAAAAGG GTTTGCAGACTACGGCTGCATGCTGATCATCAGGAGTGTCCATTTCCTCCCCGATGGGCGTTCGGTAGTGGACACTATTGGAGGAAAACGCTTCCGGGTCCTGTCCCGAGGACTGAAAGACGGTTACAGTACTGCAGATATTGAGCACTTGGAGGATAGCAGA GTGGAAGACAGTGAAGAACTAGCAAGACTACAAGAGCTGCATGACGCAGTGTATGAGCAGGCCCGAGTTTGGTTCCAGAACCTCAAGATCCACTTCCACAACCAAATCCTGCAGCACTTTGGACCAATGCCAGAACGAGAAGCTGACATCCAG GCGACTCCGAATGGTCCAGCCTGCTgctggtggctgctggctgtTCTGCCTATCGACCCTCGATACCAGCTGTCTGTCCTGTCCATGACCACCCTCAAAGAACGTTTGGTTAAGAtccagcacatcctcacatATCTGCAGAGCATCCCCAACAACTAG